A single Anatilimnocola floriformis DNA region contains:
- a CDS encoding phage tail assembly protein T: protein MTVEELLDRISSAELSEWMADYQFEPFGNDWLQTASICTLVGNIVGKKNGGTFKPQDFLPVKPPPKPRPKRQTAEQMLAIFRTLASN, encoded by the coding sequence ATGACGGTCGAGGAACTTCTCGACCGTATCTCATCCGCCGAACTATCCGAATGGATGGCGGATTACCAGTTTGAGCCATTTGGCAACGACTGGCTTCAAACCGCGTCCATCTGCACGTTGGTCGGCAACATAGTCGGAAAGAAGAACGGCGGAACCTTCAAGCCGCAGGATTTCCTGCCGGTCAAACCACCGCCGAAACCACGTCCAAAGCGGCAAACGGCTGAGCAAATGCTCGCCATCTTTCGCACTCTTGCGAGCAACTAA